Below is a window of Halomicrobium mukohataei DSM 12286 DNA.
CAGCCCGCCGCCGTCTCGGTGCTCGCGCCGCCGGCACGACTGGACGACGGCACGGAGACGCCGCCGGCCGTCGGCGACATCGACTGCCCGCTCCAAGTGTGCTACGGCGAGCGCGACGACACCGTCGACTGGCGGCCGGTCGTCGCCGCTGCCCGCGACCGCGGAGCGACTATCGAATCGCTGCCGGCCGACCACCACTTCGTGGGACAGGGCGAGCGTGTTAGTGTGTGTATCACGTCATTTAACGAAATACATCTATGAATGGCAGATGTCATCTGGAAACATCCACTACGTGGGTGACTATGACAAGCGCTGTGATTGAACCTGCGGCAAGTGTTAGGAATCCACTCTCAGAAGCGGGGATCTGGTCAGCAAGGAGTGTAAGTTGAATGGATATCAACATCCACGTAATGTGCCTTATACCATTATTTTTCATATATTAATATTATTCTTATATTTTATATATCTTCGTATTACATCATCGATGTCTTCAGCCATATTATACCTTGGACATTTAGTCCGATATCTATAGTATATTTTTGGGTTTTTAAATGGGATATGGGGCTTGTATTACTGCCGCCTCGGCATTGTCTAGTTCTGGACCTCTTCATGCTACCGGCTATACATCCGTCACAAAGCTATAGCCGGCAGTATAATTCTACCTGCCGTATTCCCTTGATAACCCGTTCCATGAGAGGAAGTTCCCGAAACGGTTTTCAACACAGGTAGCGGACCGTCGGTATGCCGACGGAACCTGAGACTGACTACGACCCGGAACTGGGTCGGAAGTTCATTTTCGTAACGGGAGGCGTGATGTCCGGGCTGGGCAAGGGGATCACCGCCGCGAGTACCGGCCGACTACTGAAAAACGCGGGCTTCGACGTGACCGCCGTCAAGATCGATCCGTACCTCAACGTCGACGCCGGGACGATGAACCCGTTCCAGCACGGCGAGGTGTACGTGCTGAAAGACGGCGGGGAGGTCGACCTCGACTTGGGGAACTACGAGCGGTTCCTCGACATCGACATGACCTTCGACCACAACATCACGACCGGCAAGACCTACCAGCACGTCATCGAGAAAGAGCGGGCCGGCGACTACCTGGGCAAGACGGTCCAGATCATCCCGCACATCACCGACGACATCAAGCGTCGCATCCGCGAGGCCGCCAAGGGCAACGACGTGTGTATCATCGAGGTTGGCGGGACAGTCGGGGACATCGAGGGGATGCCCTACCTCGAAGCGCTGCGCCAGTTCGCCCACGAGGAAGACGACGACGACATTCTCTTTACCCACGTCACGCTCGTCCCCTACTCGATGAACGGCGAGCAAAAGACCAAGCCGACCCAGCACTCGGTGAAGGAACTGCGCTCGATCGGGCTCCAGCCCGACATCCTCGTCGGCCGCTCGGAGGACAAACTCGACATCGACACCCGCGAGAAGATCGCGCTGTTCTGTGACGTACCGACCGAGGCGGTGTTCTCTAACCCCGACGTCTCTGACATCTACCACGTCCCGCTGATGGTCGAAGAGGCCGGACTCGACCAGTACGTGATGGAGCAACTCGACATCGCGGACGAGGCGCTCCCACCCGAGCAACGGGAGAACCGCTGGCGCGAACTCGTGACCCAGCAGACGACCGGCGAGATCGACGTGGCGCTGGTCGGCAAGTACGACCTCGAAGACGCCTACATGTCCGTCCACGAGGCGCTGAAACACGCCGGTCTCGAAGCCAACGTCGACGTGAACGTCGAGTGGGTCGACTCCGAGGAGATGAGCGACCACCACGTCGACCGGCTCCACGACGCCGACGCGGTCGTGGTTCCCGGCGGTTTCGGCTCTCGCGGGACCGCGGGCAAGGTCGAGGCGATCCGCTACGCCCGCGAGAACGACGTGCCGTTCCTGGGCCTGTGTCTGGGCTTCCAGATGGCCGTCGTCGAGTTCGCCCGCAACGTCCTCGGACTGGAGGGAGCACACTCCGCAGAGTTAGACGAGGAGACGCCACATCCGGTCATCGACATCCTCCCCGAACAGTACGAGGTCGAGGACATGGGCGGGACGATGCGACTGGGTGCCCACGAGACCGATATCGAGCCGGGGACGCTGGCCAACGAGCTGTACGGAGCCGAGAGCTGTACCGAACGCCACCGTCACCGCTACGAGGTCAACCCCGAGTACATCGAGCGCATCGAGTCCGAAGGGATGACCTTCTCGGGGCACGCGGACAACCGTATGGAGATCCTCGAACTGCCCGACCACCCGTACTTCATCGGGACACAGTTCCATCCCGAGTTCCGCTCGCGACCGACGCGTGCCAGCCCGCCGTTCGTCGGCCTCCTCGAAGCAGTGCTCGACGACGACACCGCGGCCGCCGATCCGGAGGTGAGCCACTGATGGTCGACGTCGAGTCGTTCATCGACGAGAAGGTCGACGAGATCGCAGACGCCGTCGGGGACGAGAACGCCGTCATCGCGCTGTCCGGTGGCGTCGACTCCTCGACGGCCGCCGCGCTGGCCTACGAGGCTATCGGCGACCAGCTTACCCCGGTCTACGTCGACACGGGGCTGATGCGCAAGGGCGAGACCGACGAGATCCGCGAGACCTTCGACTACATGGACTCGCTGCGGATCGTCGACGCTACGGACCGCTTCCTCGACGCCCTCGAAGGCGAGACCGATCCCGAGGAGAAGCGCCACATCATCGGCGAGCAGTTCATCAGGGAGTTCGAGACCGTCGCCAAAGACGTCGATGCGGACTACCTCGTTCAGGGGACGATCTACCCCGACCGGATCGAGAGCGAGGGGACGATCAAGTCCCACCACAACGTCGGCGGCCTCCCCGAGGTCGTCGACTTCGAGGGGATCGTCGAGCCGATGCGGGACCTCTACAAGGACGAGGTTCGCGAGGTCGCACGCGCACTCGACCTGGAGGAGATCATCTCCGAGCGGATGCCCTTCCCCGGCCCCGGCCTCGCAGTGCGGATCATCGGCGAGGTCACCGAGGAGAAACTGGAAGTCGCTCGCGAGGCCAACCACGTCGTCGAGGACGAACTCGAAGAGTACGAGCCCTGGCAGGCACTCGCTGCCGTCATCGGCAAGGCCACCGGTGTCAAGGGCGACAACCGCGTCCACGGCTGGGTCGTCGCGGTCCGCTCGGTCGAATCGCGCGACGGCATGACCGCCCGCGCACAGGAGATCGACTGGGAGACCCTCCAGCGCATCCAGTCCCGGATCACGGGCTCCCACGAGAACGTCGCTCGCGTCGTCTACGACGTGACTCACAAACCGCCCGCGACCATCGAGTACGAATGAACGTCGTCATCGCCGGCCCGGACGAGAACGACATCGCCGACGCGATCGAAGCCGAGGGCCACACGGTCACGAACGCGCCGCTGGGTAATCGTCCGGGACTCGAAGAGTCGGGCGTCCACGACGCCGACGTGTACCTGCTGACCGATTTCGAACAGGCGACCTCCATCGCGGTCGCGAAGGACCTCAACCCCGACGTGCGCGTCGTCGCCTACGCCGAGGGATCCTTGCCCGACTTCGCCAGCCGGCAGACGGATCTGGTCGTCGATCCGCAACTGCTCGGCCCCGACGCCGTCGCCGAAGAACTCTAGTGCCCCCGCATCGCCTCCATGGCGATCGCGGCCGCCGCCGCTCGGTCCGGTGCGCTATCGAGCACCAGTGAGCGACCGTTGAACAGTTCTCGCACCTGCCACTCCTGTCCGTCACCCGGGGCACGCACGAGCGTCGGGACGACCTCGACACGTCGCCCCGAGTCGTCGTGTTCGTACACCACCGGCGTCGCCGACGAGTACTTGCGGTCCCGATGGGTGGCACGGACTCTGTGCCACCCGTCTGGCGGAGTCGTGTGAACGGCCATCGCGTCTTCTCGTCAGCACTCTATGGTAAAAAGCAGCACACCAATACTGTTGGGTGAACGACAAAAATCGCCCGCGGTACGAAACGGAATTTTTCGGACCTGTACGCCGGGACTGCAGATTTTCGACGAACGAGTGCTACTCACCGATCGAGAATGTCCCGTAGACAGTTTCGTCGTCTGGCGTGTTGTGGATCACTCGCAACTCCGTGATCTCGTTCTCTTCGACCGTTATCGAGGCACGATACGTCGCGTGACCTTCGCAGTCGACGCAGTGGGCACCGCTGTCCACTCGGCGGAAATCCAGTTTGAGGAGCGAGCTCCCATCGGCCGATGGGTAGAAGGCCTCGTCCTGAACGACGTAGCACCCGGACGGCACCTCGGCGTGGCCCACTAGCTCTATCGCTGTTCGGTCGCCCGAGATGTCTACTGTCATCTCTGTGCGCCCGCAGCTAGTTTCCTGAATCTCCACTGTCGATCGTATCTCTGGGGGATCGGAGTTCCCGAGTATTGCACAGCCAGCCAGCGAGGGGAGGGCGACGACGGCGGACGATTTGATCAGGGTTCTTCTATCCATAATCGTCTGCTTCACGCAGAGGACGATCCAATGACAGAAAAAGCTTTGAGATAAAACGTCTTCTAAGATCCTTCTATCACGTTAGTTCGTGATTCTCCCTACCGCTCGACGATCGCGCCACCGGCACCGACCGCGATGTCCACGTCGCCCCGGACCACGGCCTTCAGGTTCGCGCCGGTCGGGGTCTGTTCGGCCGCCCAGCCGGCATCGGCGTCGCGGTCGAAGACCGCACCGCCACCGCCGACGGTGAGGCCCTCGCCGTTCTCGACTTCCACGTCGCGGAGGCCGGCGTCGCCGTTGTCGGTGCGACGCCACTCGCTGCCGTTCCAGCGGTAGATCGAACCGCCACCGCCCGCGACCCACACGTCGTCGAAGCCGTCGGCGTCGACGCCGTAGAAGTTGTAGTCGGCGTTCGCGATTCCCAGCCGGTCCCACGTCGTGCCGTCTCTCGTGTACAGGACCGTCTGGTTGCCGTCGACGATGTGGCCGGATCGGTCGTCGAAGAAGTCGACGGCGTTGATCGCCGAGCCGGAGGCCGGCGTCACGTCCTCCCAGCTGCCGGTCTCGCCGTTCTCGAAGCTGTAGTACAGCTTTCCGGAGTCACCGGCCACGTAGACGTTCGTGCTGCCGGCCTCGCCCGTCACCGACACGTCGTTGAAGTTGTTGGTCACGTCCATCGGTGCCGAGTGGTCGTTCAGGACGCCCGACTCGATATCGAGCTCGCCGATCGCGCCCGACGAGCCGACGAACCAGAGCCGCTTGCCGTCGTCGGTCACGTCCGCGCCGTAGAGGTTGTTGCCGTTGCCGCTCGGACCGCCGTCGAGCACCTTGCGCCAGCCCTTCGGCGTCCGTTCGAGGACGACGCCAGCGCCACCGACGGCGTACGCGCCGTCGGCTGTCGACTCCACGTCGAAGAGCGTGTTGCCCGTCGGTGATTCGACGGCCGTCCACGTGCGTTCGGCGGCCTGTACGCCCGTCGGGACCGCAGCGGCGGCGACCGCCGCTGTGGCTGACTTGAGGACCGTTCGTCGGGTGGCAGTGTCGTCGAACATCGCATCTGGGTGGTGGGCTGGTTGCCACTTAGTAGCGGGAAGCGCTTTGGCGAATTTTACGCGAGTTTCAGCTCACCCGATCGGTTTTATTCCGACGGGAGAACGTTCGTGCCGCCGAATCTGGGCGTAAATTCGCGTGAACCGAGTAA
It encodes the following:
- the pyrG gene encoding glutamine hydrolyzing CTP synthase, producing the protein MPTEPETDYDPELGRKFIFVTGGVMSGLGKGITAASTGRLLKNAGFDVTAVKIDPYLNVDAGTMNPFQHGEVYVLKDGGEVDLDLGNYERFLDIDMTFDHNITTGKTYQHVIEKERAGDYLGKTVQIIPHITDDIKRRIREAAKGNDVCIIEVGGTVGDIEGMPYLEALRQFAHEEDDDDILFTHVTLVPYSMNGEQKTKPTQHSVKELRSIGLQPDILVGRSEDKLDIDTREKIALFCDVPTEAVFSNPDVSDIYHVPLMVEEAGLDQYVMEQLDIADEALPPEQRENRWRELVTQQTTGEIDVALVGKYDLEDAYMSVHEALKHAGLEANVDVNVEWVDSEEMSDHHVDRLHDADAVVVPGGFGSRGTAGKVEAIRYARENDVPFLGLCLGFQMAVVEFARNVLGLEGAHSAELDEETPHPVIDILPEQYEVEDMGGTMRLGAHETDIEPGTLANELYGAESCTERHRHRYEVNPEYIERIESEGMTFSGHADNRMEILELPDHPYFIGTQFHPEFRSRPTRASPPFVGLLEAVLDDDTAAADPEVSH
- the guaA gene encoding glutamine-hydrolyzing GMP synthase, yielding MVDVESFIDEKVDEIADAVGDENAVIALSGGVDSSTAAALAYEAIGDQLTPVYVDTGLMRKGETDEIRETFDYMDSLRIVDATDRFLDALEGETDPEEKRHIIGEQFIREFETVAKDVDADYLVQGTIYPDRIESEGTIKSHHNVGGLPEVVDFEGIVEPMRDLYKDEVREVARALDLEEIISERMPFPGPGLAVRIIGEVTEEKLEVAREANHVVEDELEEYEPWQALAAVIGKATGVKGDNRVHGWVVAVRSVESRDGMTARAQEIDWETLQRIQSRITGSHENVARVVYDVTHKPPATIEYE
- a CDS encoding DUF7126 family protein, which codes for MNVVIAGPDENDIADAIEAEGHTVTNAPLGNRPGLEESGVHDADVYLLTDFEQATSIAVAKDLNPDVRVVAYAEGSLPDFASRQTDLVVDPQLLGPDAVAEEL
- a CDS encoding WD40/YVTN/BNR-like repeat-containing protein, which encodes MFDDTATRRTVLKSATAAVAAAAVPTGVQAAERTWTAVESPTGNTLFDVESTADGAYAVGGAGVVLERTPKGWRKVLDGGPSGNGNNLYGADVTDDGKRLWFVGSSGAIGELDIESGVLNDHSAPMDVTNNFNDVSVTGEAGSTNVYVAGDSGKLYYSFENGETGSWEDVTPASGSAINAVDFFDDRSGHIVDGNQTVLYTRDGTTWDRLGIANADYNFYGVDADGFDDVWVAGGGGSIYRWNGSEWRRTDNGDAGLRDVEVENGEGLTVGGGGAVFDRDADAGWAAEQTPTGANLKAVVRGDVDIAVGAGGAIVER